The following are encoded in a window of Castanea sativa cultivar Marrone di Chiusa Pesio chromosome 5, ASM4071231v1 genomic DNA:
- the LOC142635025 gene encoding uncharacterized protein LOC142635025: protein MDHIDKYKLVKEDQQLGKGKAKVVPQNRRDFRSDKYNNNRPQRDFVGQSGTAATQVFSVPPELNFSAEMSDIRRYVRYSPVRTGILSGTNHGCFCTGSPAGTINSGCTVRYGTEFTPLVSISPNGQGGQAGLRSLEDASSRSPLGTINVILTAPGRIGSHPSRVMSIAWPLTEDSSPEPKRSKIKVQPVLSFSNEDKVGTVQSHDDALVVTFRIGGYDVKRVFVDQGFDGINVIPMGQIRLPVQSGSEVVKVDFIVVDACSLYTAIVTRPWLHAKGAVSSTLHLKVKYLSKD from the exons ATGGACCACATTGACAAGTATAAACTGGTTAAAGAGGACCAACAACTGGGTAAAGGCAAGGCTAAGGTGGTCCCTCAGAatagaagggatttcaggtcagacaaGTACAATAATAATCGTCCTCAGCGGGATTTTGTTGGACAATCTGGAACTGCTGCTACTCAAGTG ttttcAGTACCGCCGGAACTCAATTTTTCGGCCGAGATGTCCGATATTCGGCGGTACGTCCGGTATAGTCCGGTAAGGACCGGTATTTTAAGCGGTACGAATCATGGGTGTTTTTGTACCGGTTCACCTGCCGGTACGATAAATTCCGGCTGTACCGTCCGGTACGGTACGGAATTCACTCCACTGGTTTCAATATCACCCAATGGGCAAGGAGGCCAGGCAGGGCTAAGATCCTTGGAAGATGCTTCTTCAAGGTCACCTCTGGGCACAATCAACGTTATTCTTACCGCTCCAGGGAGGATTGGTTCTCACCCCTCTAGGGTGATGTCTATAGCTTGGCCACTCACAGAGGACTCATCCCCTGAGCCGAAGAGAAGTAAGATAAAGGTCCAACCTGTATTGAGTTTTTCTAATGAAGATAAGGTTGGAACCGTGCAGTCACATGAcgatgccctggtggtcaccTTTAGGATAGGGggctatgatgtgaagagggtgtttgtggatcaag GTTTTGATGGGATAAATGTTATTCCAATGGGCCAGATTAGATTACCGGTACAGTCAGGTTCAGAGGTAGTTAAGGTGGACTTCATTGTTGTGGATGCTTGCTCCCTCTATACCGCCATTGTCACGAGACCCTGGCTTCATGCCAAGGGGGCCGTTTCTTCCACTTTGCATTTGAAAGTGAAGTACCTGTCTAAGGACTAG
- the LOC142635026 gene encoding uncharacterized protein LOC142635026: MTVNRFISRSTDRCRPFFQLLNRWKEFEWTGECVLAFQQLKEYLSRPPTMSRPEEDEVMFAYIAVALHAVSLVLIRVDDGVQMPVYYVSKSLHEAEVWYLPLENAILAMKANYTGKIAKWSMILGAFDIKYMPRTSIKGQVPVDLVVEFAEPPLDKEGEKQNMDGKSIGMVSLQEPPSWRVYVDSAANQRGFGVRLVTVSPEGIVIEKSLRLGFLATNNEAEYEALLVEMTMVQKMGGKVVEVFSDSRLVVGQVEGELEARDLRM, from the exons ATGACTGTGAATCGATTCATCTCTCGGTCAACAGATaggtgcagacctttcttccagttgttgaatagGTGGAAGGAATTTGAATGGACAGGGGAATGTGTCCTAGCCTTCCAGCAACTAAAGGAatacctttctcggccacccaccATGTCTAGACCCGAGGAAGATGAGGTCATGTTCGCTTACATTGCTGTAGCTCTCCATGCAGTAAGCTTGGTACTGATACGAGTTGATGATGGGGTGCAGATGCCAGTCTATTATGTAAGCAAGTCCTTACATGAAGCAGAGGTTTGGTATCTACCATTGGAGAACGCCATATTGGCAATG AAAGCTAATTACACAGGAAAGATTGCCAAATGGAGTAtgattttgggagcttttgatatcaagtatatgcctcgcacctctattaAGGGCCAAGTCCCTGTGGATCTGGTGGTCGAGTTTGCTGAACCTCCTTTGGACAAAGAAGGAGAAAAGCagaacatggatggaaaatcaattGGAATGGTCTCCTTACAAGAACCTCCATCCTGGAGAGTGTATGTTGATAGTgctgctaatcaaagaggaTTCGGGGTGAGGCTAGTTACGGTATCTCCTGAAGGGATTgttattgagaaatccttgaggttGGGCTTCTTGGCCAcgaacaacgaggctgagtatgaagctttGTTGGTAGAGATGactatggttcagaaaatgggaggaaaggtGGTGGAAGTGTTTTCAGATTCCAGGCTGGTTGTTGGACAGGTGGAGGGAGAATTGGAAGCCAGGGATCTGAGAATGTAA